CTGTACCGTGTGGCTTTCCTTGATCACCTGTGGAAGCAGAagtcagaggaggaagaggaggcattTCTGGATCCACTGAAGACATGTTCTCTTCCTAAAGAAGCTCCTATTGGAGAGCAAGTCACTACAGCCCCATCTCAGCCATCTTGTAATTCTGAAGGCCTCCATAAGGCCCCAGGGACACTAGAGCAAGGACTCACACAGGCTCCAAACCCTCCCCGATCCTTTCCCACCTTTCAGATCTTGACCAACCTGCCTGTGAGGCACACGACAACATCAGGGAGCCGCCCACAGGAGAGAAAAAGCCAGTTCTTCTGGGGTCTGCCCTCTCTGCACAGTGAGTCCTTGGAGGCCATCTTCCTGAGCTCAGGTGGCCTTTCTCCCTTGAAGCTATCTGTTAGTCCTTCTGTCTTCTTTAACAAGCTTGCCTTCCTGCCTAGATCCCCAGTATTGCTGCTTCCCTGGTATGGCTTCCCAACCCCACttcccacccaggaagcccatactACAGAGGATCTGGAAAGGATGGCCTCTGATCCTCAACAACTTCCCTCTCCATCTTCCcctcctgtcccatcacttcccCTTCATCTTAACCCCTTTCCCATGGATCGTAAGACAGTCCTATCTGGCACTGAGGCAAATACACAGTGGCTTACGCGGCAGAGAGAGATCCCTTGGGTCTCCGGGGATCAGGCTCTGCACCAACAGCCTAACTTTCAAAGAACCAGACCCTCCAAGCTCTTCTATTCATCTGAGGTCTGGTGGAAGGTGCCATGTGATCCTAGTCTCCAACAACACTTTCCAGACTCACTCTCTGCCTCCCTAGCAGAGAATCCCTCTAGTCTCCTGGGAGCCCTAACTAGGTCTGAGGCCCCATGGCAGACCATGGGGCAAAAGGAGGACCCCAAAATCCCTGAGCCAGCAATGCCAGCTACCAGCCTAACCCAAGCTTCTCTGCCAGAATGCCAGGGAGTCAGCCCTCTTGGAGGCCCTTCTGGATCTGAGGCCCTCTGGGAAACCATGAGGCAAAGAGAGAAGCCTCAGATCCCTGAGCCTGCCATCTTGGTCCCTTGCCAATCCGTAGCCCCCTTGATAGAGCCTCAAGGAACTAACACCCTGGGAGTTCCACCTGCAGATAAGACTCAATGGGGAACCACAGGACATAAAGAGAGTACTCAAGCCTTTCAGCCCCCAATGCCAGCCCCCTGCCAGCCTCTAGACCCTCTGTCAGAAGCccaggaaatcagccctgaaggAGGACCTTCTGCAACCAAGGATTTCTGGGGATCCTTGGGACACAGAGCTAACCCTATGGCCTCTGGGTCTCCAGTGTCAGCCCTCTGCCCTTCCCCACATCCCCTGCCAGAACTCCTGGGAGGCAGACTCTTGGGAGAGTCATCTGGATATGAGCCCCAGTGGAGATACAGAGAAAACTCAACAAAATCTTGGGCCTCGGAGCCTCCAGCCTTTGACCTTGACCCAGGACTCCATGGAACCAGATCTACTTGTGTTCCTTCAGAATCTGAGACTCCAAGGAAGGGCATGGAGAGTAAAGAAAATCTCTGTGTCTCTGCAGACCCAGTTTCACCTCCCAGCTTCCCCTCAGCTTCTCTGGAGTCCATAGGCACAGGTGTCCAggcagtcttgtctgactccaaCACTTTGAGGGGGGCCATAAGGCAGAGAGAGAACCTCTGGACTTCAgagtccccagcccctggccacaGCCTATCTCTTGCTCCTGTTCTAGAACACCACAGAATCAGTCCTGTGGGAGGCCTCACTGGGTCAGAAACTGCATGGAAGGACACTGATCACTCCAGGAATTCCTGGGCTTCTGAATCCCCATCTCTGGCCTTCAGCACACCCCCAGTTCTTGTACTGGATTCCCTCAGAGCTAGCCCTATGGGAGTCCCATTTGAACCTGAAGCTAGATGTGGGGACCTAGGAGGGAGAAAGGACTCCCGGACCTCAGAGCTCCCGGACTGCAGCTTACCCCAAGACCCACATGGAGCCAACTCCTTGGGAGTCCAGCCTGACTCTAAGCCTATTTGGGGGGATGTGGAGCAGAAAGAAATCTGTTGGGTTCCTGCGTCCCCAGTGTGGAGCCCCAGCCCACTCCCAAACTCTGTGTCCAAGTGTCACACGAGTGAGCCTATTGGAGACAAACCTGACTATAAGCCTGAGGAGGAAACAGTGAAACATACAGAGAACTGCAGGACCACTGAACTCCCAGCCGCAACTCCCAGGTTCTCTGCTCTTCTACCAGATCCACACATTGACCTTGAGTTTGTGAGAAGGAATATGCAACATCTCAGAGGGATCCTCCAGGACCCCAACCCTCCAGCAGTGGATCACCTACAGCCAATACCCTGGCCTCCTGCCCAAGCTCAAGCTCTGAAGATTGAGTCCAACCAACCTGGCCTACCCAAGGGAGGGCTGTTAACAGGGGCTAACACAGAGACTCCATCCTCCCAGGGTGAGGCTATCCCAAAGGTACCCACCTACTCTGGGATCCGGCCCTGGCACTGGAGTAAGGAGCTGGAACTCAGGCTGGAGAAACTACAGCAGAGCCCTGCTTCCAGATCTCCTAGTCAGTCATTCAGCAGCTCCCTTATCCTGAGCTCCACAACTCAAGCCACCCGGAAACTCTCTTCTTGCCCACCACAGCAGACTCATCCCCCAAGTCTGTGGCCGTACTCTTCAAGCTGTCATCCCCCTAAAGCTCAGAGCACAGTGACTCAGCCTGTCCAGGTCCCCTACTGTTATCACTCCCACTTCTCTTTCCAACCTCAGACACAAAAGTCTGGCAGGGCAGAACAAGGATCTCGGAAAGAGCAAAGAAAGCAAGCAAAGACAGTGTACCAGATCTCACCCCAAGAGTCATGTGTTCACATGGAGGCTGGTGAGAACtgcctgggccaggaagagcccTCAAACCCTGTGGTTCTAGCCTCAGGCAGGAGACAAGACAAAGCTTCAGCCCTATCTTCAGCCAAAAAGAGAGCCAGCCCCAGGAAACCCAAAGGAGGAGACTATGGAGAAGCAGATGCAAGTTTGGGGTCATTCACAGTTACAGAGGAAAGCCACCCAGCTCAGGCCAGATTAGCAGAGAACCTTGTCAGTAGACTTTCACGAGGATCTCAGCAGAGCAACCAGTGCTCTCCACACACTGCTTTCTACCCCCAGCCTCACTCCAAGTATTTAAGTTCCCAAGGTCAGAGAGGGGCAAGGCTGGGAACTCCTGACATTCTGTCCCCTAGGCACTGTAAGCCCTGCCCTTGGGCATGGAAGCATCTTTCCTCCTCACCTCCCGCTCCCCTTACCAGCAGTCTCCAAAGGATATTAGCCAAGTTTCTGGGTACCCATGGATCCATGCCCACCAAatccatcagcagaggaaagcCTGGTAGTACTGGCACCCAATATAAGTATCCCAAGAAATGAAGCCCAACCAGTTGGGAGGCGGGGAGACAAAGGAAATGCTAATAAACTAGCTGAACTAGAAAAGTCCCACTCATGTCTTTTTTTGGAGTCTTGGGTACTGGGAATGTCAATTCCctatgctgctgcagctgttacATCCTCAGGATCAGGGTCCCACATGTAGAGAGCTTGGGATTCTATAGGCTTAACTTTCTTTTCTAGCTATTCACATATGATCAACCTGGAGTCCTCTACAGGGTGAGACTGTTAAGGCCAGGAAAGCACAGCCCAGTGTTGCCCTTGACAAAAACTCTGCAGGAAgtcaacagaagaaaaatatacaCAGGAGCACAACTGATCTGAGGCTAGGCAGCTGTTATTGGTCCTAGGCATGATCGCCTTCTTTACTTGATCCACAAATCTATCTTTCTAGCCAGTTCTTGTCAGCCCTCTGCTCTCTTTCTCAGGTTTAGCTCATGCATCCCAAGGTCACAAAAGTTTATCCCTTTTCTATCATATCGtatacccattttttgattgcagTTTGTAATACTGTTATTACTTTTCTactgctgccataacaaattaccacaacaCAAAGTTCGTTAAGTCTGATATATGTCTCACAGGGCTAAAATCAAGAGGTTGGTAGGGCCATATTTCTTTGTGGGCACTGGGTAGGGTTCATTCCTTgtctttcccagcttctagaggctgccctcATTCCTCAGCTATTGgccctcctcctccatcttcaaagctagCAAAAGAAAGTTAACTTTTCCTATTATGTcactttttcttccctctcccacttTTAAGGATACTTTTAATTAAATTGGGCCCATCCTGACAATCCAAGATACTCTTCCCATCTTAGAGTCAGTTGCTTAGCAAccttaatgccatttgcaacttTCTTTGGCCATATAGCATAACATTCATAGGTGCCaaggattaggatgtggacattgGGAGTGGGGGGCACGCCGGGTCCAGAATGGCATTATCCTGCCTATCACAGATATTCATTCAACCTGTTACATttgctgcaaatattttctcccaatttatgtagcttattttctaattttaaggtGATTTTTACCATGCCAGAGTTTAAATCTAccatttttctttatggcttctaAAACACTTTATTCTAGCACTTTCATGGACGTATACTTGTTTACTTGTTTACTTATGGCTGTGCCTTGCATGTgcaattttagttccccaactagagatcaaacctgtgccctcctcaggggaaAGGGTGcaatcctaatcactggaccaccaaggaatttccACAGATGTACATTTAGATTATTAATGTAACTTTTGAGTAGGGAATGGAGGGAATCTGATTCCCCCAGCCCTGCAAAAAGATGTCCAATTTTAtcaacagcattaaaaaaatttcttcaccCCATCCCATTAGGTGCTGTATTTCAAAACACGGGTCATTTTTAAACCATCTCTAGGCTTCAGGTCTGCATATCTAACCACTTACTGGTATTGTTGCATATTCAACTTGTCTAAAACCTACTCTTTTTccctttaatcttttctttcaaTGCGTGCGTTCCTATTGAAGGGTGTACGTCCACCCCAATACAAAGCCAGACGCCTGCCATCCTTGATTCCTCCTTTATCctcaaaaaaaaagatgactatcttgcaattttttttgggggggtggggtggggcatattgcagatcttagttcctcaatcagggatcaaacccaggcccacagcagtaaacgcaccaaatcctaaccactgggccaccaggaaattccccaagtttttttaagtgatttatcaggaaatccctggtggtcccgtggataggcctcagtgctttcactgtgggagcccaggtttgatccctggtcatggaactgagtggagaaggcaatggcaccccactccagtactcttgcttggaaaatcccatggatagaggagcctggtaggctgcagtccatggggtcacttagagtcggacacaactgagtagctTCACTTCcacgtgttggagaaggaaatggcaacccacgccagtgttcttgcctggagaatcccagggacgggggagcctggtgggctgctgtccatggggtcgcagagaagtTCCATCTTTGCTTTTGCCTCTGTGGTAAACTGTTGGTCCTCTATGATCTAATTTGATGCCATATTCTTGATTAGAAACCCATCTTCTAATCATAGAACTTGATCTGCTATAAGACTCATTCCAATTTCTTCCTGAGAAACTTGTGGGGAAAAAGAGGGACTTGCTTTACAGTTCACCTACTGGTTTATACAGAATTCTGCAGGTGCATGTTGACAATAAACCATCCCTCACACTGCCTTCTACAGTTTACGAAGCACCATCAATCATTTTATCAGACTTGATAAAGAAATCTTGAGACCCCAGAAGAGCTAAGTGCCTGTTTGATGCTACACTGCTATGAGCACACATGTCAGAAGCAAAACCAGGCCTCTCACAAGTCTGCTCTTGTTTTTTCCTAAAGAGTCTATACAGTTCCAACCACCTTCCCTATAGGTATACTTTGTGTTATAAGTGAGTACAAAACAATCATTCTAACATAAATTTCTGTGACGTATTATTAGTACCCTTCACGTATTTTGTGGGATCTTGCCATCCGCGCTCTTCCCACAGCTTGATGCAGAGGTATCAAATGTCTTTTCTCCAAAAGACCCTGCCTTTGGTCTCACTGAGGTTAGGTTGCCACAGGGATGAGATGGTGCAACAATGTAAGAGTAAGAAGACTGAAAGCTAAGCCATCAGGATACCTAAATGGTGTGAAAACCAAAGGAGGAGCGAAGACAACATCTGGTAGAGAAAAGTGTTACGGTTAACAGGGAGAGTCAATGCAAATCACAAAAGTGTAAGAATATCTATTTCATAGCACATGAGTTCAAGATGCCCCAATTTAATCAGTCTACGTAACTATCTTGAGTCCTTGCAGATTACCTACCTATAAACGTCAAACTGGAGGCTGGTGTAAATACTAGAATGACTAGCTTGATTCAGCAGGTTATTTTCTCTGCATCATACTCCTCTTCAGTAAGGCATCATGATACCGATCCCAGAAATACTAAGTGATTACGCTGGTACATGTTGAACAAAGAAGACACACTATACCTAGACAAAACTATGCAAGCAATCATCTGAAAAACTAGGAGCAGGGGAGGATGTTTAGTTTAGAAAGAAACACATCCAAAACTAgaattttatattagaaaaaaagctATGTTTTTATAATACAAATTACATAAAGGTGGACATAATTGTAAGTGATCCTCAACCAGAACatgaatatatgaaaatttcTAGATGCATCAAGAGAACATCCATCTCCAGAGACTATACCCCAACCCAGCCTTGGTCAGGAAAAGGGGACTCTACAGGCCTAGTCTCACCATCCCCATCAAATATAGGTAGAGGATGCCACATTCACCACTTCTGAAGTTCCATCAGGCTGCGCCCTGCCCTCCACTGCAGTCCTATCCAGTGAAACCGCAGACACTGGGCAAGGTAGCAGTACACCAATGTTAATCAGGAGGGGAAGAGGGTGCAACCTCACTTCTAGTATTTCACATTTGGAAGAGTGCCTTGGCAGTGAGGAGCAGCCCAAGGCCCTTCCCAGGAAAGAAGCAGGCACAGGGGCCAGGACTCAGGCTCCATTTTGACCCAACGTTTATTGTCCTTTTACAATATGTCGTTTTTGGTTTAGAAACTGCTTGTGATTAGTTTTCCAACATTAACTCAAAAgcatgtaaaataaaaatcaacctaCTCTCTATATAAACACCCAGCAACTGTAGCCCTTCACCCTCCTGCCCAGGTTGGGCAGGGGAAAGGGAGGGCTTGGGCAGCATTGAGTGAAGTGCAGATGCTTTGCTGTGGGGACTGGTGATAATGCCTTTGTTCACACCCACAGAGGTTCCTCCTGCACTGCTCTAAACTACAGCAGAAATGGTATAGGCCCCAGGCCCAATTCCTTGTTGGTAATTCACTCTCTGCCTCCCAAATGAAAATCGCTTTTATTTTATCGcttttgtattaaatttttttttttgcaacagtaACCCCCTGTCCAGAGTCTGACTGTAGCTGAACTGTTCAGACTGAGGAATGGAGCAGGCTGTGGGCGCACGCCTGGTCCCTCCTGGGCGAGCGCCCCCACCCTCAGGGAACAAGGTCCAGCCAGGCCAGCTCACTGCTTGCTGGCCACCACCACTTAGCCATACAGGTCATCATCATTATCTTCTGTGTACACACTGCCACCTGTGCCACCGCCACTGCCCTGACTGGGGCCAGCTCCACCCTGGTTTCCTGAAGGGAATCTGTATTAAGAGCAGAGGCAAAAAAGAGGGTTAGGATAGGGCTTGTGTATGATTTTCACAATTACCCCTTCTAGCATCCTTAGGGCTCCCACTACCTTGGTTGTATAGTTCCCCAAGATGACTTAAAAATAGCCCACTGAAACCTAGTTACCTGAAGCTGCCAAAGCCTCGACTCTGCTGAAGGGTCTGAGCAAACATTTCATACTTCCGGATGTCATTATCACTGACAGAACGGCGGGCAAAGCGCATAGCTTCCTCAAAGTGATCTCGGCGGATCTCAGGCACTGGATCATCCTCTTCTACTTCCTGTAGGATGGGTAAACACAGACCACCAGGGCTGGTTAAGGCTCTGCCTGGATTCCTTCCTTAGCCTTCCTGACCCCATTATTGCAGCAGCAGATTGGGCCTCTGCTATCCAACTTGAATATGCTGCCAGGCCAATATTCCTAAAACTGAGTCACTGCCTTGCTTAAAAACCTGCCAATGTATTCTGGAAATGGTAAAACTGTAGGGACAGATTTCACTACCAAGAGCTTATGATGGGAATAAAAAGCTGATTAAAGTGACAtgagagggatttccctggcagtccaggagtTGACACTCTGAgcatccagtgcagggggcatgggtttgatctctgatcggGAAACTAAGAATCCGCACATTGCAGccaaagaaaggggaaaaggtggCATAAGGGAACTTTTTGGGATGACAGAAATTTGTCCATCTCAACTGTGGTAGCAGTTACAGAACTTAAAACATACTTGTTAAAAAGCATGGAAACAGTATACTAAAAATAGTGAATTttacaaaatgtaaattatacCCCATAAgcctttattttcaaaaagaaaatgtcaatggCTCTCAGTGCTTATCACAACTGAATTATACCTTACCCACAGGCCTCACTTCCAGTAACACACAACCT
This is a stretch of genomic DNA from Bos javanicus breed banteng chromosome 8, ARS-OSU_banteng_1.0, whole genome shotgun sequence. It encodes these proteins:
- the SPATA31G1 gene encoding uncharacterized protein C9orf131 homolog; the protein is MEWLPEDLRGSEGVVGLLWNQLTYALACRHCGSSCLQSPGNLITLFLFMVWQIQRWWQLGTWQQLQPWYSGDKMRGKGLPLLYRVAFLDHLWKQKSEEEEEAFLDPLKTCSLPKEAPIGEQVTTAPSQPSCNSEGLHKAPGTLEQGLTQAPNPPRSFPTFQILTNLPVRHTTTSGSRPQERKSQFFWGLPSLHSESLEAIFLSSGGLSPLKLSVSPSVFFNKLAFLPRSPVLLLPWYGFPTPLPTQEAHTTEDLERMASDPQQLPSPSSPPVPSLPLHLNPFPMDRKTVLSGTEANTQWLTRQREIPWVSGDQALHQQPNFQRTRPSKLFYSSEVWWKVPCDPSLQQHFPDSLSASLAENPSSLLGALTRSEAPWQTMGQKEDPKIPEPAMPATSLTQASLPECQGVSPLGGPSGSEALWETMRQREKPQIPEPAILVPCQSVAPLIEPQGTNTLGVPPADKTQWGTTGHKESTQAFQPPMPAPCQPLDPLSEAQEISPEGGPSATKDFWGSLGHRANPMASGSPVSALCPSPHPLPELLGGRLLGESSGYEPQWRYRENSTKSWASEPPAFDLDPGLHGTRSTCVPSESETPRKGMESKENLCVSADPVSPPSFPSASLESIGTGVQAVLSDSNTLRGAIRQRENLWTSESPAPGHSLSLAPVLEHHRISPVGGLTGSETAWKDTDHSRNSWASESPSLAFSTPPVLVLDSLRASPMGVPFEPEARCGDLGGRKDSRTSELPDCSLPQDPHGANSLGVQPDSKPIWGDVEQKEICWVPASPVWSPSPLPNSVSKCHTSEPIGDKPDYKPEEETVKHTENCRTTELPAATPRFSALLPDPHIDLEFVRRNMQHLRGILQDPNPPAVDHLQPIPWPPAQAQALKIESNQPGLPKGGLLTGANTETPSSQGEAIPKVPTYSGIRPWHWSKELELRLEKLQQSPASRSPSQSFSSSLILSSTTQATRKLSSCPPQQTHPPSLWPYSSSCHPPKAQSTVTQPVQVPYCYHSHFSFQPQTQKSGRAEQGSRKEQRKQAKTVYQISPQESCVHMEAGENCLGQEEPSNPVVLASGRRQDKASALSSAKKRASPRKPKGGDYGEADASLGSFTVTEESHPAQARLAENLVSRLSRGSQQSNQCSPHTAFYPQPHSKYLSSQGQRGARLGTPDILSPRHCKPCPWAWKHLSSSPPAPLTSSLQRILAKFLGTHGSMPTKSISRGKPGSTGTQYKYPKK